One segment of Rhodopirellula baltica SH 1 DNA contains the following:
- a CDS encoding CHASE3 domain-containing protein, whose amino-acid sequence MEARVNSTATTENQRSLTRSLVNPLAVAVVMIVLIISGVIAFHNIRELQETRLKVGLTLKVLASLAEIEGAVMDAERGQRDYLITDDQRHLEPFKEAVKRTRESLDQFEKLTQDHAVQRAKFNYLRENVEERIKHLNAVLDIRAEEGPEAARAAVIQNLDQNLMGKIDDLAISMRKIEEDLLVVREAMATRAYRSGIVTSVSSTLIGLILVGSVLYLLERNRRKAERDALMLNATRERVQLALDAAEMGAWNIDPETNTLQTDERYRRIHGVEQEEMTFEDSLKRIHPDDRARVRQAVRASMSPLDPSPYSVEYRVVHRDGSIRWVSSKGIARASRRRGKAVLTSFDGTVADVTERKRQEERLQRSEQIALAANQSKSEFLANMSHEIRTPMAAILGYADVLLGHLEDPDNRNCVMIIKRNGEHLLSLINDILDLSRIEAGKLSVDAESVPLPRLVGDIQSLMQVRADEKNVDFQVEFEGRVPQSIETDPTRLRQVLINLIGNAIKFTDEGSVRLKVRFMKGADPPVVEFSIVDTGIGISKEQQDRLFKPFSQGDASVTRKYGGSGLGLAISQRLIEMMDGEMSLESELGEGSTFFVRLPVHSVEGIELVTPDLVKQPSRPEELLAEIPKLDCRVLVVDDRRDVRHISQHFLEKAGAKVDTAEDGQQGVDAAIQARDSGHPYDLIVMDMQMPVVDGLQATALLRSAGIDWPIIALTADAMKGDRDRCLNGGCDDYLSKPIDHIQLVSMVANYTHEMDVSELVQRRHLRADQLQEKIEREDRSRS is encoded by the coding sequence ATGGAAGCACGGGTGAATTCGACCGCAACGACCGAAAATCAACGAAGCCTGACTCGCAGTTTGGTCAACCCGCTCGCGGTGGCCGTGGTGATGATCGTGTTGATCATCAGTGGGGTGATCGCATTTCATAACATTCGTGAACTGCAGGAAACGCGACTGAAGGTCGGTTTGACGCTGAAGGTCTTGGCTTCTTTGGCTGAGATTGAGGGTGCCGTGATGGATGCCGAACGTGGGCAACGGGACTACTTGATCACGGACGATCAGCGGCATTTGGAGCCTTTCAAGGAAGCCGTCAAACGCACCAGGGAGAGCCTCGATCAATTCGAGAAGCTGACTCAAGACCATGCGGTCCAGCGAGCCAAGTTCAACTATCTTCGAGAGAACGTCGAAGAACGAATCAAGCATCTCAATGCCGTGTTGGATATTCGAGCTGAAGAAGGTCCCGAGGCCGCTCGCGCCGCCGTGATCCAGAATTTGGACCAGAACTTGATGGGGAAAATCGACGATCTGGCCATCTCGATGCGGAAGATTGAAGAGGACCTGTTGGTTGTTCGCGAAGCGATGGCGACGCGAGCCTATCGCAGCGGGATCGTAACCTCGGTGTCATCCACTTTGATTGGTCTGATTCTCGTCGGCAGCGTGCTGTATCTGTTGGAACGCAATCGCCGCAAGGCGGAACGGGATGCGTTGATGTTGAACGCGACTCGAGAACGAGTTCAGTTGGCATTGGATGCGGCAGAGATGGGAGCATGGAACATCGACCCCGAGACGAACACCCTGCAAACCGATGAACGGTACCGCCGAATTCACGGTGTCGAACAGGAAGAGATGACGTTTGAGGATTCTTTGAAACGAATTCACCCGGATGATCGAGCGAGGGTTCGACAAGCCGTGCGAGCATCGATGTCACCGTTGGACCCATCGCCCTATTCGGTTGAATACCGGGTCGTTCACCGGGACGGGTCTATCCGCTGGGTATCGAGCAAGGGGATCGCTCGAGCCAGTCGCCGCCGCGGGAAAGCGGTGCTGACCAGTTTCGATGGCACGGTTGCGGATGTGACCGAACGCAAACGCCAAGAGGAACGCTTGCAACGCAGTGAGCAAATCGCGTTGGCGGCCAATCAATCCAAAAGTGAGTTCTTGGCCAACATGAGCCACGAAATTCGGACTCCCATGGCGGCAATCCTCGGCTACGCGGACGTCTTGCTCGGCCATTTGGAAGATCCCGACAATCGCAATTGCGTGATGATCATCAAACGCAACGGCGAGCACTTGTTGTCATTGATCAATGACATACTCGACTTGTCTCGCATCGAGGCGGGCAAGCTCAGCGTGGACGCAGAGTCGGTTCCATTGCCCCGGTTGGTGGGCGATATCCAGTCTTTGATGCAGGTCCGAGCGGACGAGAAAAACGTCGACTTTCAAGTCGAGTTCGAGGGCCGCGTGCCACAGTCGATCGAAACTGATCCAACTCGCCTGCGGCAGGTGTTGATCAACTTGATTGGCAACGCGATCAAGTTCACCGACGAAGGCAGCGTGAGATTGAAAGTTCGTTTTATGAAAGGTGCCGATCCTCCGGTCGTCGAGTTCTCGATTGTCGACACCGGAATCGGGATCAGCAAAGAACAGCAGGATCGGTTGTTTAAACCGTTTTCGCAGGGCGACGCTTCCGTGACCCGAAAATACGGCGGCAGTGGTTTGGGGCTGGCCATCAGCCAGCGTTTGATCGAGATGATGGACGGCGAGATGTCGCTGGAAAGCGAACTCGGCGAGGGGTCGACATTTTTTGTCCGGTTGCCCGTTCATTCGGTCGAAGGCATCGAGTTGGTGACACCCGACTTGGTCAAACAACCATCGCGGCCGGAAGAGTTGCTAGCGGAAATTCCAAAGTTGGACTGCCGTGTTTTGGTGGTTGATGATCGCAGAGATGTCCGTCACATCAGTCAGCACTTCCTCGAAAAAGCGGGAGCGAAAGTTGATACGGCAGAAGACGGCCAGCAAGGCGTGGATGCTGCCATCCAGGCTCGTGACTCGGGGCATCCATACGATTTGATCGTGATGGACATGCAGATGCCCGTCGTTGATGGGCTGCAAGCGACCGCGTTGTTGCGATCGGCTGGGATTGATTGGCCAATCATTGCCCTCACCGCTGACGCGATGAAAGGTGACCGTGATCGGTGCCTCAACGGCGGGTGCGACGACTATCTGTCCAAGCCCATCGATCACATTCAATTGGTCAGCATGGTGGCCAACTACACCCACGAAATGGATGTGAGCGAGTTGGTTCAACGCCGGCATTTGCGTGCGGATCAGTTGCAAGAAAAGATCGAACGCGAGGACCGGTCACGGTCCTGA